One genomic segment of Alicycliphilus denitrificans K601 includes these proteins:
- a CDS encoding ABC transporter permease: MTGWLLRRLAQAAVVVVLMTIIVFAGLHAIGNPVDILIGQDVDQVERARIIAELGLDQPLWRQYLAFVNGALHGNLGTSFVYNVPAVTLILQRLPATLELAIAALLIAVAVGVPLGLFAGLFPEHPLSKLLMAGSIVGFSLPTFWVGLMLIMAFSVGLGWLPASGRGETVQLLGAQWSWPTLDGLRHLLLPAINLSLFKTSLVMRLTRANVREVMPMEFVKFARAKGLSPMRVVLVHVLRNTLIPLVTVLGLELGSTIAFAVVTESIFAWPGAGKLILDSINALDRPVIVAYLVVVVCLFVTLNLIVDILYKVLDPRVRLEGAA, encoded by the coding sequence ATGACCGGCTGGCTCCTGCGCCGCCTGGCCCAGGCCGCGGTGGTCGTCGTGCTGATGACCATCATCGTCTTCGCGGGCCTGCACGCCATCGGCAACCCGGTGGACATCCTGATCGGGCAGGACGTGGACCAGGTGGAGCGCGCGCGCATCATCGCCGAGCTGGGCCTGGACCAGCCGCTGTGGCGCCAGTACCTGGCGTTCGTGAACGGCGCGCTGCACGGCAACCTGGGAACGAGCTTCGTCTACAACGTGCCGGCCGTCACGCTGATACTGCAGCGCCTGCCGGCCACGCTGGAGCTGGCCATCGCCGCGCTGCTCATCGCGGTGGCCGTCGGCGTGCCGCTGGGGCTGTTCGCGGGGCTGTTCCCAGAGCATCCGCTGTCCAAGCTGCTGATGGCGGGCAGCATCGTCGGCTTCTCGCTGCCCACGTTCTGGGTGGGGCTGATGCTGATCATGGCCTTCAGCGTGGGCCTGGGCTGGCTGCCGGCCAGCGGCCGCGGCGAAACGGTGCAGCTGCTGGGCGCGCAGTGGTCGTGGCCCACGCTCGACGGTCTGCGGCACCTGCTGCTGCCGGCCATCAACCTGTCGCTGTTCAAGACCTCGCTGGTGATGCGGCTCACGCGCGCCAACGTGCGCGAGGTGATGCCCATGGAGTTCGTCAAGTTCGCGCGCGCCAAGGGCCTGTCGCCGATGCGCGTGGTGCTGGTGCACGTACTGCGCAACACGCTGATACCGCTGGTGACGGTGCTGGGGCTGGAGCTGGGCTCGACCATCGCGTTCGCCGTGGTCACCGAGAGCATCTTCGCCTGGCCCGGCGCGGGCAAGCTGATCCTGGACAGCATCAACGCGCTGGACAGGCCCGTCATCGTCGCCTACCTCGTCGTGGTGGTGTGCCTGTTCGTCACGCTGAACCTGATCGTGGACATCCTGTACAAGGTGCTGGATCCGCGCGTGCGGCTGGAGGGCGCGGCATGA
- a CDS encoding ABC transporter permease, with amino-acid sequence MNTVALKHESPWRRNAGEFFASKTAVLGLGVAVLLIAAALLAPWITPQNPYDLNQLDVMDARLAPGALNGEGTFHYWLGSDGQGRDLYSGILYGLRISLLVGVGSALIAGVLGTLLGLLAAYAGGKTDALIMRVVDLLLSFPSILVAMMILAYLGKGVGNVVLTLVLLEWAYYARTARGQALVERRREYVEAARCLDIPGWRIMLRHILPNCLPPLIVIGTLQIARAITLEATLSFLGLGVPVTEPSLGLLIANGYQYMLSGEYWISFYPGIALLVTIVAINLVGDRLRDVLNPRTRRQ; translated from the coding sequence ATGAACACGGTGGCCCTGAAGCACGAATCGCCCTGGCGGCGCAACGCCGGCGAGTTCTTCGCGTCGAAGACCGCGGTGCTGGGCCTGGGCGTCGCGGTGCTGCTGATCGCGGCGGCGCTGCTGGCGCCGTGGATCACGCCGCAGAACCCTTACGACCTGAACCAGCTCGACGTGATGGACGCGCGTCTGGCGCCGGGTGCGCTCAATGGCGAGGGCACGTTTCACTACTGGCTGGGCTCGGACGGACAAGGGCGCGACCTGTACTCGGGCATCCTGTACGGCCTGCGCATCAGTCTGCTGGTGGGCGTGGGCTCGGCGCTGATCGCTGGCGTGCTGGGCACGCTGCTGGGCCTCCTGGCCGCGTATGCGGGCGGCAAGACCGACGCGCTCATCATGCGCGTGGTCGATCTGCTGCTGTCCTTCCCCTCGATCCTGGTGGCGATGATGATCCTGGCCTACCTGGGCAAGGGCGTGGGCAACGTGGTGCTGACGCTGGTGCTGCTCGAATGGGCTTACTACGCGCGTACCGCGCGCGGCCAGGCGCTGGTGGAGCGCCGGCGCGAGTACGTGGAGGCGGCGCGCTGCCTCGACATCCCGGGCTGGCGCATCATGCTGCGCCACATCCTGCCCAACTGCCTGCCGCCGCTGATCGTGATCGGCACGCTGCAGATCGCGCGCGCTATCACGCTGGAGGCGACGCTGAGCTTCCTGGGCCTGGGCGTGCCGGTGACCGAGCCCTCGCTGGGCCTGCTGATCGCCAACGGCTACCAGTACATGCTCTCGGGCGAGTACTGGATCAGCTTCTACCCCGGCATCGCGCTGCTCGTCACCATCGTGGCCATCAACCTGGTGGGCGACCGGCTGCGCGACGTGCTGAACCCGAGGACGCGCCGACAATGA
- a CDS encoding ABC transporter ATP-binding protein, giving the protein MTIVPTLQVRNLQTHFHTRAGVLRAVDGVSFTLARGRILGLVGESGSGKSVTGFSIMGLVDPPGRVVGGEVLFQGRDLTKLPPREMRALQGSRIAMIFQDPMMTLNPVLRVDTQMIEAVRAHERVSHAQARERARDTLGLMGIPSPDERLLAYPHQLSGGMRQRVAIAIAMLHRPDLIIADEPTTALDVTIQAQILSEVQKLARQQGTALIWITHDLSVVAGLADEVAVMYAGRIVEHGPVDAVLDAPLHPYTTGLIGSLPSNNRRGQRLRQIPGMTPNLLDLPAGCAFAARCPRAGESCAQQPGLTEPRPQRLVRCFYPMEAA; this is encoded by the coding sequence ATGACGATCGTCCCCACGCTGCAGGTGCGCAACCTGCAAACCCATTTCCACACCCGCGCCGGCGTGCTGCGCGCGGTGGACGGCGTGTCGTTCACGCTGGCGCGCGGCCGCATCCTCGGGCTGGTGGGCGAGTCCGGCTCGGGCAAGTCGGTCACGGGCTTTTCCATCATGGGGCTGGTCGATCCGCCGGGCCGCGTGGTGGGCGGCGAGGTGCTGTTCCAGGGGCGCGACCTGACGAAGCTGCCGCCGCGCGAGATGCGCGCGCTGCAGGGTAGCCGCATCGCGATGATCTTCCAGGACCCGATGATGACGCTCAACCCCGTGCTGCGCGTCGACACGCAGATGATCGAGGCGGTGCGCGCGCACGAGCGGGTCAGCCACGCCCAGGCCCGCGAGCGCGCCCGCGACACGCTGGGCCTGATGGGCATCCCCAGTCCCGACGAGCGGCTGCTGGCCTACCCGCACCAGCTCTCGGGCGGCATGCGCCAGCGCGTGGCCATCGCCATCGCCATGCTGCACCGGCCCGACCTGATCATTGCCGACGAGCCCACGACGGCGCTGGACGTGACCATCCAGGCGCAGATCCTGTCCGAGGTGCAGAAGCTCGCGCGCCAGCAGGGCACGGCGCTGATCTGGATCACGCACGACCTGTCGGTGGTCGCGGGCCTGGCCGACGAGGTGGCGGTGATGTACGCCGGCCGCATCGTCGAGCACGGCCCGGTGGACGCGGTGCTCGACGCGCCGCTGCACCCCTACACGACGGGGCTGATCGGCAGCCTGCCGAGCAACAACCGCCGGGGCCAGCGCCTCAGGCAGATTCCGGGCATGACGCCCAACCTGCTGGACCTGCCCGCGGGCTGCGCCTTCGCCGCGCGCTGCCCGCGCGCGGGCGAGTCCTGCGCGCAGCAGCCCGGCCTGACGGAGCCCAGGCCGCAGCGCCTGGTGCGCTGCTTCTACCCGATGGAGGCCGCATGA
- a CDS encoding ABC transporter ATP-binding protein, translating into MTETPAAIELRQVSKRFGERKPGLLDRLGLARPPAVTRAVDHVDLHVAEGEVVGLVGESGCGKSTLGRLAAGLLAPSDGEVLVGGRRMADMDARQRHAARMRVQMIFQDPYASLNPRMRVDEIVGEAARIHGLVDAAGFDDYVCAQMRRAGLDPALRHRYPHQFSGGQRQRIGIARALAVQPQVLVCDEAVAALDVSIQAQILNLFMDLRQALGLTYLFISHDLGVVEHLSDRVVVMYLGRVIETAPVEELFGRPNHPYTQALLAEVPRMGARHKTYSAIQGEIPSPLHPPPGCHFHPRCPHAMPRCKVEAPQLKGIAIRHLSACHLNDGS; encoded by the coding sequence ATGACCGAGACCCCCGCCGCCATCGAACTGCGCCAGGTCAGCAAGCGCTTTGGCGAACGCAAGCCCGGCCTGCTGGACAGGCTGGGCCTGGCCAGGCCACCCGCGGTGACGCGCGCCGTCGACCACGTTGACCTGCACGTGGCCGAAGGCGAGGTCGTGGGCCTGGTGGGCGAGTCGGGCTGCGGCAAGTCCACGCTGGGGCGCCTGGCCGCGGGGCTGCTCGCGCCATCGGACGGCGAGGTGCTGGTCGGCGGCCGGCGCATGGCCGACATGGACGCGCGCCAGCGCCACGCGGCGCGCATGCGCGTGCAGATGATCTTCCAGGACCCGTACGCCAGCCTGAACCCGCGCATGCGGGTCGACGAGATCGTCGGCGAGGCGGCGCGCATCCACGGCCTGGTCGATGCGGCCGGCTTCGACGACTACGTGTGCGCGCAGATGCGCCGCGCCGGGCTCGACCCGGCCTTGCGCCACCGCTACCCGCACCAGTTCAGCGGCGGCCAGCGCCAGCGCATCGGCATTGCGCGCGCGCTGGCGGTGCAACCGCAGGTGCTGGTCTGCGACGAGGCGGTGGCGGCGCTGGACGTGTCGATCCAGGCGCAGATCCTGAACCTGTTCATGGACCTGCGCCAGGCGCTGGGCCTGACCTACCTGTTCATCAGCCACGACCTGGGCGTGGTCGAACACCTGTCCGACCGCGTGGTGGTGATGTACCTGGGCCGCGTGATCGAGACCGCGCCGGTGGAGGAACTGTTCGGCCGCCCCAACCACCCCTACACCCAGGCGCTGCTGGCCGAGGTGCCCAGGATGGGCGCGCGCCACAAGACCTACAGCGCCATCCAGGGCGAGATACCGAGCCCGCTGCACCCGCCGCCGGGCTGCCACTTCCACCCGCGCTGCCCGCATGCCATGCCACGCTGCAAGGTGGAGGCGCCGCAGCTCAAGGGCATCGCCATCCGCCATCTCAGCGCGTGCCATTTGAACGATGGCTCCTGA
- a CDS encoding ABC transporter substrate-binding protein — MKRLILSALTASLLAAGAAAHAQTLSIGFADPLSSLDPQLNNHAGDRSVDLHFWDLLVENKANRLQPGLAESWKNLDPRTWEFKLRKDVKWHDGKPFTADDVIFSYQRARNVPGSVATFAGYLRTVESVTAKDPHTLVIKTNIPNPDLPLNLASVHIVSKHVGEKAATDDYNAGRAVIGTGPYKFVSYTPGDRVVMTRNDAYWDGKPYWEKVNYRYINNAAARTAALLAGDVDVIDKVSVSDLARLKQSSNITVFPYDGLRVMLLQPSFNPAQSPYLTDNAGNPLPKNPLLDQRVRQALSIAINRKAITDRILQDTATEANQWMPKGTYGYNPEIKNIAFDAAQAKKLLADAGFPEGFKLTMHVPNDRYPQGPETAQAVAQFWTRIGVKTQVEVVPWSVYSGRANKNEYAMSMLAWGNGTGEASYALVNVLATVDKAKGLGASNWGHYSNPAVDKALAESTAEFDTARREAILRASAKVVSDDAGIIPLFHYRNVWAAKKGLKVTPMTSDRTAAMMVTRDGK; from the coding sequence ATGAAGCGCTTGATTCTTTCCGCCCTGACCGCCTCGCTGCTCGCCGCCGGCGCGGCCGCCCACGCGCAGACGCTGAGCATCGGCTTCGCCGACCCGCTGTCGTCGCTGGACCCGCAGCTCAACAACCACGCGGGCGACCGCTCGGTGGACCTGCATTTCTGGGACCTGCTGGTGGAGAACAAGGCCAACCGGCTGCAGCCCGGCCTGGCCGAGAGCTGGAAGAACCTGGACCCCAGGACCTGGGAGTTCAAGCTGCGCAAGGACGTCAAGTGGCACGACGGCAAGCCCTTCACCGCCGATGACGTGATCTTCTCGTACCAGCGCGCGCGCAACGTGCCGGGCAGCGTGGCCACCTTCGCCGGCTACCTGCGCACGGTGGAGTCGGTCACCGCCAAGGACCCGCACACCCTCGTCATCAAGACCAACATCCCCAACCCCGACCTGCCGCTGAACCTGGCCTCGGTGCACATCGTCAGCAAGCATGTGGGCGAGAAGGCCGCGACGGACGACTACAACGCCGGCAGGGCCGTGATCGGCACCGGGCCGTACAAGTTCGTCTCGTACACGCCGGGCGACCGCGTGGTGATGACGCGCAACGACGCCTACTGGGATGGCAAGCCGTATTGGGAGAAGGTGAACTACCGCTACATCAACAACGCCGCCGCGCGCACCGCCGCGCTGCTGGCGGGCGACGTGGACGTGATCGACAAGGTGTCCGTGTCCGACCTCGCCAGGCTCAAGCAGTCATCCAACATCACCGTATTCCCGTACGACGGCCTGCGCGTGATGCTGCTGCAGCCCAGCTTCAACCCGGCGCAGAGCCCCTACCTCACCGACAACGCCGGCAACCCTTTGCCGAAGAACCCGCTGCTGGACCAGCGCGTGCGCCAGGCGCTGAGCATCGCCATCAACCGCAAGGCCATCACCGACCGCATCCTGCAGGACACCGCCACCGAGGCCAACCAGTGGATGCCCAAGGGCACCTACGGCTACAACCCCGAGATCAAGAACATCGCCTTCGACGCCGCCCAGGCCAAGAAGCTGCTGGCCGACGCCGGCTTTCCCGAAGGCTTCAAGCTGACCATGCACGTGCCCAACGACCGCTACCCGCAGGGCCCCGAGACCGCGCAGGCCGTGGCGCAGTTCTGGACGCGCATCGGCGTCAAGACCCAGGTGGAGGTGGTGCCTTGGTCGGTGTACTCCGGCCGGGCCAACAAGAACGAATACGCGATGAGCATGCTGGCCTGGGGCAACGGCACCGGCGAGGCCAGCTACGCGCTGGTGAACGTGCTCGCCACGGTGGACAAGGCCAAGGGCCTGGGCGCATCGAACTGGGGCCACTACAGCAACCCGGCGGTGGACAAGGCGCTGGCCGAATCGACGGCCGAGTTCGACACGGCCAGGCGCGAGGCCATCCTGCGCGCATCGGCCAAGGTGGTGTCGGACGACGCGGGCATCATTCCGCTGTTCCACTACCGCAACGTATGGGCCGCGAAGAAGGGCCTGAAGGTGACCCCGATGACCAGCGACCGCACCGCCGCGATGATGGTCACCAGGGACGGCAAGTAA
- a CDS encoding acyl-CoA thioesterase/bile acid-CoA:amino acid N-acyltransferase family protein yields MAAHVLCVTPADALIDVPRSIRVERLAPGQPVTVAASTRRSGVQWRSEASFEAGADGVVDTARDAPVSGSYSGASGMGLVWSQAPVGSKSRELFNQPVAEPLVTEITASAGGAQARATLVQRLAADGVTRRELREDGLVGTLYLPPGPGPHPAVMVLNGSGGGINEPRAALYASRGFAALALAYFKAPGLSDYISNTPLEYFQKGLQWIRREVRPLHDFVAVSGQSRGGELVLLLGATFARQVSAVVAYVPSAFVHSGQNACDPKIGREGPTWLLNGKPLAHLWENNRTASWAPFDEGPEPHRHERAIRTALQDPGALARARIPVEAIEGPVMLLSGTDDGSWPSSVFSRMVRDKLAEVRHPHDVQWLDFENAGHAILFPCVPTTQLVYAHPVSGKVSTGGGNPADNARADEQSWAGVLQFLRDAVAARGASQPS; encoded by the coding sequence ATGGCCGCGCATGTCCTCTGCGTCACCCCGGCGGATGCGCTGATCGACGTGCCGCGCAGCATCCGCGTGGAGCGCCTGGCGCCGGGGCAGCCCGTGACGGTTGCCGCCAGCACGCGGCGCAGCGGCGTGCAATGGCGCAGCGAAGCCAGCTTCGAGGCCGGCGCCGACGGCGTGGTGGACACGGCGCGCGACGCACCCGTGTCCGGCAGCTATTCGGGCGCGAGCGGCATGGGCCTCGTCTGGTCGCAGGCGCCGGTGGGCTCGAAGAGCCGCGAGCTCTTCAACCAGCCGGTGGCCGAGCCGCTGGTGACCGAGATCACCGCCAGCGCGGGCGGCGCGCAGGCCAGGGCCACGCTGGTGCAGCGCCTGGCCGCCGACGGCGTGACCCGCCGCGAGCTGCGCGAGGACGGCCTGGTCGGCACGCTGTACCTGCCGCCGGGGCCGGGCCCGCACCCGGCGGTGATGGTCCTGAACGGCTCGGGCGGCGGCATCAACGAGCCGCGCGCGGCGCTGTATGCGTCGCGGGGCTTCGCGGCGCTGGCGCTCGCGTACTTCAAGGCGCCGGGCCTGTCCGACTACATCTCGAACACGCCGCTGGAATATTTCCAGAAGGGCCTGCAATGGATCCGCCGCGAGGTGCGGCCGCTGCACGACTTCGTCGCGGTGAGCGGCCAGTCGCGCGGCGGCGAGCTGGTGCTGCTGCTGGGCGCGACCTTCGCAAGGCAGGTCTCCGCCGTGGTCGCCTATGTGCCCAGCGCCTTCGTGCACAGCGGCCAGAACGCCTGCGACCCGAAGATCGGCCGCGAAGGCCCGACCTGGCTGCTGAACGGCAAGCCGCTCGCGCACCTGTGGGAGAACAACCGCACCGCCAGCTGGGCCCCGTTCGATGAAGGCCCCGAGCCGCACCGCCATGAGCGCGCGATCCGCACGGCGCTGCAAGACCCAGGGGCGCTGGCGCGTGCGCGCATCCCGGTGGAGGCGATCGAGGGCCCCGTCATGCTGCTCTCGGGGACGGACGATGGCTCCTGGCCCTCCAGCGTCTTCTCGCGCATGGTGCGCGACAAGCTCGCCGAAGTGCGGCATCCGCACGACGTGCAATGGCTCGATTTCGAGAACGCCGGACACGCGATTCTTTTCCCCTGCGTGCCGACCACACAGCTCGTCTATGCGCACCCGGTCTCGGGCAAAGTCAGCACCGGCGGCGGCAACCCGGCGGACAACGCCCGGGCCGACGAGCAATCGTGGGCCGGCGTGCTGCAGTTCCTGCGCGACGCCGTGGCTGCGCGGGGGGCATCGCAGCCGTCGTAA
- a CDS encoding adenosine deaminase: MVKLPPIPPERLPGLLAASPKAELHIHIEGSLEPEMIFALARRNGVALPYAGVEELRRAYAFTDLQSFLDIYYAGASVLLHEQDFYDMARAYLARAAGDNVVHAEIFFDPQTHTARGVAMEAVINGLYRACADARAEQGISASLILSFLRHLSEDDAFATLEQAMPLLDRIVGVGLDSSELGHPPEKFARVFARCRELGLHVVAHAGEEGPPAYIWGALDVLKAERIDHGVQAVHDPALMLRLAQERIPLTVCPLSNQKLCVFPDLSRHNLKQLLDAGLVATVNSDDPAYFGGYVNDNFTQTFAALPALTARDAWQLAGNSFEASFAAAADKRAWQHRLEECFARHAGRG, translated from the coding sequence ATGGTCAAGCTGCCCCCCATTCCCCCCGAACGCCTGCCCGGCCTGCTGGCCGCTAGCCCCAAGGCCGAGCTGCACATCCACATCGAAGGTTCGCTCGAACCCGAGATGATCTTCGCCCTGGCCCGGCGCAACGGTGTCGCGCTGCCCTATGCCGGCGTGGAGGAACTGCGCCGCGCCTACGCCTTCACCGACCTGCAGAGTTTCCTGGACATCTACTACGCGGGCGCCAGCGTGTTGCTGCACGAGCAGGATTTCTACGACATGGCCCGCGCCTACCTTGCCCGGGCAGCCGGGGATAACGTGGTGCACGCGGAGATCTTCTTCGACCCGCAGACGCACACCGCGCGCGGCGTGGCGATGGAGGCGGTGATCAACGGCCTGTACCGCGCCTGCGCCGATGCGCGTGCCGAGCAGGGCATCTCGGCATCGCTGATCCTGAGCTTTCTGCGCCACCTGAGCGAGGACGACGCCTTTGCCACGCTGGAGCAGGCCATGCCGCTGCTGGACCGCATCGTCGGCGTGGGCCTGGACAGCAGCGAGCTGGGCCACCCGCCCGAGAAGTTCGCGCGCGTGTTCGCGCGTTGCCGCGAACTGGGCCTGCACGTGGTCGCCCATGCGGGCGAGGAGGGGCCGCCGGCCTACATTTGGGGCGCGCTCGACGTGCTCAAGGCCGAACGCATAGACCACGGCGTGCAGGCTGTGCACGACCCGGCGCTCATGCTCCGGCTGGCCCAGGAGCGCATACCGCTCACTGTGTGCCCGCTGTCCAACCAGAAGCTGTGCGTGTTCCCCGACCTGTCCCGGCACAACCTCAAGCAGTTGCTCGATGCCGGGCTCGTGGCAACGGTGAATTCCGACGACCCGGCCTATTTCGGCGGCTACGTCAACGACAACTTCACCCAGACCTTCGCCGCGCTGCCCGCGCTCACGGCGCGCGACGCCTGGCAGCTCGCCGGCAACAGCTTCGAGGCCAGCTTTGCCGCGGCGGCCGACAAGCGCGCCTGGCAGCACCGGCTGGAGGAATGCTTCGCGCGCCATGCCGGGCGCGGCTGA
- a CDS encoding cupin domain-containing protein, with product MGIQVIAQSATTPQLQDWGPVTVPLSTPACALRGLEVRLDGRPDSDMGLWECSPGRFQRQVASGEVMHILAGAGRFMPEAEGAAPVEFRAGDTLFFPPDTRGVWEIRETVRKLYVMV from the coding sequence ATGGGAATCCAGGTCATCGCGCAGAGCGCCACCACGCCGCAGTTGCAGGACTGGGGGCCGGTCACGGTGCCGTTGAGCACGCCCGCCTGCGCACTGCGGGGGCTGGAGGTGCGCTTGGACGGCCGGCCCGATAGCGACATGGGGCTGTGGGAATGCTCGCCGGGTCGCTTCCAGCGGCAGGTGGCCTCGGGCGAGGTGATGCACATCCTCGCGGGGGCGGGGCGCTTCATGCCCGAGGCCGAGGGCGCCGCGCCGGTGGAGTTCCGCGCGGGCGACACGCTGTTCTTTCCGCCCGACACGCGCGGCGTGTGGGAAATCCGCGAAACGGTACGCAAGCTCTACGTGATGGTCTGA
- a CDS encoding IclR family transcriptional regulator: protein MNTSALPDEETNPLFNQSLEKGLAVLCSFSAQRRSMTLADVASAAGISKSSAQRMVFTLEQLGFVRKHPQTRRYQLTPRVMRIGYNYLAANPVIDLANPYLSELTNATTETSCLTEADGLEMVYVARFISAQFVPVHMPIGSRIPMYCTASGRAWLSALPDGEALELLRASERVAHTRHTITDEAAILAELNQARQRGFAVNREELFLGDMTLGAPVIGSHGRPVAAVHIVAPTSRWTPEEAERRLGPALLACARSLSNSVRAL from the coding sequence ATGAATACCTCTGCGCTGCCCGATGAAGAGACGAACCCCCTGTTCAACCAGTCGCTGGAAAAGGGGCTGGCGGTGCTCTGCTCCTTCAGTGCGCAGCGGCGCAGCATGACGCTGGCCGACGTGGCGTCGGCGGCGGGCATCAGCAAGAGCTCGGCGCAGCGCATGGTGTTCACGCTCGAGCAGCTCGGCTTCGTGCGCAAGCACCCGCAGACGCGGCGCTACCAGCTCACGCCGCGCGTGATGCGCATCGGCTACAACTACCTCGCGGCCAATCCGGTCATCGACCTGGCCAACCCCTATCTCTCGGAGCTCACCAACGCGACGACCGAGACCAGCTGCCTCACCGAGGCCGACGGGCTGGAGATGGTCTACGTGGCGCGATTCATCAGCGCGCAGTTCGTGCCGGTGCACATGCCCATCGGCAGCCGCATCCCCATGTACTGCACGGCCTCGGGCCGTGCCTGGCTCAGCGCATTGCCGGACGGCGAGGCGCTGGAGCTGCTGCGCGCGAGCGAGCGCGTGGCCCATACCCGCCACACCATCACCGACGAGGCCGCCATCCTGGCTGAGCTGAACCAGGCGCGCCAGCGCGGCTTTGCCGTGAACCGCGAGGAACTGTTCCTGGGCGACATGACGCTGGGCGCGCCCGTGATCGGCAGCCACGGCCGTCCGGTGGCCGCCGTGCACATCGTTGCCCCCACGAGCCGATGGACGCCCGAGGAAGCGGAGCGGCGCCTGGGCCCCGCGCTGCTGGCCTGCGCGCGGTCGCTGAGCAACTCGGTGCGCGCGCTCTGA